The genomic interval AGAACAGGATACAATAGGGCAAAGCCCCACCGCTTGGAACAATTTCCCCAAAGTGCCAACTGATTAGAGCCTTTTTAGCAGAAATATCTGATTAAATGGACTAAATTTTCAATATATTGCAGCTATGACTTGCCAACCGCAATGCAACCGCTCATAGTTTGAACTAAAGTAGCCGAGGTTTCTCTTGGCAACTTAATGGTGCATTGAGTTTTGTAACGCTTTGACAAAACTTGATATGAAGGCAGGTATTGCTTGGTTGGCTTTATCGTCAGCAGGAAACAAGGTGTTGGGCCTTGACTTGTTCTGTTGTCTGTCTTCAAAACCTCTATAGAGGGGTCGCTTCATCTGCTGTGAGATGAAGATGACAATATTGGTTGCGCGTATTCAAGCAGACAGAAGGCCTGCGGGCCTGAAAACCTTAGAATACGCATCGTGGAATGATGAAATTTGACCTTTATTGGGTTGCCATCATTCCGTTCAGTCGCTGGGGAGGACCGAAAGTGCAACAGGCTTCGCTTAACATCATTATCGCGGACGATCATCCTTTGTTTCGTGGGGCGCTACGCCAGACACTGGAAACAATTTTCGATCAGATAGCCATCCATGAAGCCGGAACGCTGGAAGCGGTAGGCGAGAAGCTCGAACAATTCGAAGACATGGACCTTGTGCTCCTGGATCTATCCATGCCGGGGGTACGCGGATTTTCCGGACTACTCTATTTGAGAGCGCAATATCCGGCTATTCCGGTTGTTATTGTCTCTGCCAGTGAGGATGTGCCGACCATTCGCCGCTGCATGGAGTTCGGCGCGTCGGGTTTCATTCCTAAATCTTTGCCGATTGACGACATCGCACAAGGCATCCGCGCCGTTCTGAACGGTGAAACCTGGGTTCCTGAAAGCATCGATCTCAGCGCTCCTTATAGCGATGAAATCACCGATCTTGTTGAACGCCTCAATACTTTGACGCCACAACAGGTTCGCGTTTTGATGATGCTCTCCGAAGGGCTTCTGAACAAGCAGATCGCCTATGAGCTTTCCGTTTCCGAAGCCACCGTCAAGGCGCACGTTTCGGCCATCCTGCAAAAACTCAATGTAGACAGCCGCACGCAGGCCGTGATTGCAGCCGCCAAGATCGAAGCCGGTCAGTGGCAGGCCATAGGGGCCAAAAGCTAAAGCGCTCTAGTGGCTCTCTTGAAGCCTTGATGAGGCTTCAAGGAAACCTGATTTGAAAAACCCGCGCCGGTTCGGCTGCGGGTTTTTATTGTTGGGTGTGTATCCGTCCCGTCCAGTGCCGCTTCTTGGTAGGTCAATTTGCCTCGTGCCGCTGCTATATGCAGTGCGTTTACTGCCCGCGTTTTCGTATGGCGGTCATGTTCCAGGTATTGAGCAGGGCACGCAGCTGGGCCGGTTTGACCGGCTTGTTGAGAATGGCCATGTCCTTGGATTTGGCCTCATCGCGCACCTCGGTTGTGCGGTCCGCCGTGATCAGGCTGGCCGCAATCTCCTGCCCGAATTTGGCGCGCAGCTTTTCGCAGGCCTCAGTGCCGAGCATTTCATCAAGATGATAGTCGATGAGAATGCCGTCCGGCACCTTCTCGCTTTCCTCAAGCACCTTTTCCGCCTCTTCTAGAGACGAGGCGATCATGACATCACATCCCCAGCCTTCCAGCATCACCTTCATGCCATCCTGAATGACCGGCTCGTTATCCACGCACAAAATGCGGAGATCACTGAGCGGCTGGTTGGCCATGGAACGCGGTGCCTCTGCGCGGCTGGCGCTATGGAGCAGGCGGAAGGCGGGCAGCTTGATGGCAAAGGCAGAGCCTTGCCCCGGCGTTGACATCAGCCGGATCGGGTGATCCAGCACCTTGGAAATGCGATCAACGATGGAGAGGCCGAGCCCTAGCCCGCTGGCGATCCGCGCGCCTTCGTCGAGCCGCTGGAATTCAAGGAAGATCTCTTCCTGCTGTTCGGGCGGAATGCCAACACCGGTATCATGCACCTGCACTTCAATGGCGCTGTCAAGGCGTCGGCAGCCCACCAAAACCGTGCCTTTGGGGGTATATTTGATGGCGTTGGAAATGAGATTCTGCAAAAGCCGCCGCAGCAGATGCTTGTCGGAGCGCACATGCAGCCCGCAAGACACGATCCTGAGCTTGAGGCCCTTTTCCTGGGCCAATGGCTCGAAATCAATGCGCATCCGGTCGAGCATCTCGTCGATCGGGAAGGCTGAAAGCTGTGGCTTCATGGCGCCAGAATCCAGCCGGGCGATGTCGAGCAGGGCGGCCAGAATGTCTTCCACCGCCTCAAGCGAACTATCGATATTGGTGGACATGACGGCGCTCTCTGCCAGTCCCGCATTGTCTTCGTCAGCTTTTGAGAGTGCTTCAAGGCGATTGACCAACGCCGTCGTATAAAGGCGCGCCGCATTCATGGGCTGCATGATGTCGTGCCCGGCTGCGGCAAGGAAGCGGGTCTTGGAGACGCTGGCTTCTTCTGCGGCCTGTTTGGCGCTGCGCAGGGCATCGTTCAGATGCATCAGCTCGCGGGTGCGATCCTTTACCCGCCGTTCAAGGGATTCATTGGCCGCTTCCAGCGCCCGCTCGGCGCGCACTCGCTCGGAAACATCGGTGAAGGTGATGACGATACCGCCATCGGGCATGGAATTGGCCCGAATATCCAGCGTCAGACCCGAGCTTGCCATGCTTTCCTGATAGGGGGCTTGCTGCACAACGATCAGATCAAGACGATGGCTGACAAGGTCTTCCACCGAGCCTTCGCCCAGATCGCCCCGTGCCGCAATATGGCTCAAGACCGAGGAAAGCGGCGTGCCAACCTGCCCGAAATCGGCAGGGATACGCAACAGGTCACGGAACGGGCGGTTCCAGAGAGTGAGCCGCAAGTCCGCGTCAAACACGGCGATGCCCTGACGCACATGATTGAGCGCCGTTTGCAGCAGGTCGCGGTTATAATGCAACGCTTCGGACGCATCATCCAGCAGCTTCATCGTGCCCTTGGGGGCACTTTCCCGCTTCTTGATCAACAGGCTCATCAAAAGTCGGGAGGAGGCCGCCCCAATGGCGCTGGCCAGCAACTGCTCGGCAAAGCGCATAAAGAGCGGGTCCACCTCCATATTGCGGTCATAAAGGATGTCGCGCTGCTGGGCATGGGAGCGGAAGCTGCGTTGCGTGCGCTCGGCCCCCAGATAGCGCGCGACCATGTCTTCCAGGTCGCCGACAGACAGCATGGAGCGCCAAAGACGCAAGCTTGGGGAGGGGCGCAATTCATCCGGCACGAACAGGTTCGCCTGCAAACGCTCGATCAATTCCGGCCGACGGGAAACCGAGCCAGCCGAATAGGCGATGATGTTGAACAGGATGCTCCAGAAAACACCATGCAGCAAAGGCGGCAGGTCCGTCCCCAACAGGGCTTGTGGCTTGAGAAACTCGATCCCGAAGGGGCCTTGGGTCATGAAGCTGGTCGGGAACAGTCCCGACTGGGCAAACATTGGCAAAAGCAATGTATAGCCCCAGATGATGAAGCCCGTTACCAGACCGGCAATCGCGCCGCGCGCATTGGCCCGCTTCCAGATGAGCCCTCCGGCAAGGGCTGGGAGAAACTGCGCCATGGCGGCAAAGGCAATCAACCCGATCTGAGCCAGGGAGCTGTTGTTGACCGCCAACCGATAGAAGGCATAGGCCAGAGTGAACAGCACAAGGATCGAGATGCGCCTGACATTGAGCAGCAAACGCCCCATATCCGGCGCATCAATGGCAGTATCGGCATGGCGCCGCAGAATGAGCGGAATGACCAGATCATTGGAGATCATGATGGCCAGCGCGACCGAGGAGATGATGACCATCGCAGTTGCGGCAGAAAGACCGCCCAGAAAGGCGATCAACGTGATCGCATCCGCATTGACGGCCATCGGCAGGCTCAGCACATAGCTGTCAGCATCCACGCCGGGGCCAAGCACAAGCTGTCCGGCCAGTGTAATGGGAATGACAAACAGGTTGATGCCGACCAGATAAAGCGGAAACAGCCATGTGGCCCGAACCAGAGATTTCTTGGAGGTATTCTCGACCACGGCGACATGAAATTGGCGCGGTAGAAGCAGAGCCGCGCTGGCCGAGAGCATGGACAACACAATCCAGTGGATCGCATCCGGCCCATCTTCCACTCCATGGATGGAGATGCCCGCTTCGGCAGCCTTTGCGAACAGGTCAAACGGTCCATCGAAAATCCAGAAGGTGACGAACAGCCCAACTGTCAGAAAGGCAAACAGTTTGACGACGCTTTCCGCCGCAACGGCCAGAATGAGGCCTCCCTGATGCTCGGTGGCATCCGCATGGCGCGTGCCGAACAGAATGGCAAAGACAGCCATGGCAAGGGCGACAAAGAAGGCGATATCGGCCAACACGGGCACAGACCCGGTGGGGAAGGCGATATTCATATGCTGGATCAGCGTGGCAACCGACGTGGCAACGGCTTTGAGCTGCAGCGCAATATAGGGCATTGTGCCCACCACGGCGATAATGGTTGCAACGGCTGCAACTTGCTGGTTCTTGCCATAGCGCGCGCCCAGAAAGTCTGCGATCGAGGTGATGCGCTCGGTTTTGGAAAGCCGGATGATGCGCCAGACGAGGGGATAGCCGAGGGTAAAGACGATGACAGGGCCGATATAGATCGTCAGGAAATCTAGCCCGCTGGCCTTTGCCATGCCAACAGACCCAAAGAAGGTCCAGCTGGTACAATAGACCGCCAGAGAGAGCGCATAAAGGCTAGGATGGCGTTGAGCCGCTGTCTTGTTTCGCGCCCGATGGTCTCCGTAAGACGCGATGGCAAACAGAAGCCCGATATAGAGAAGGGTTGTGAGAACAACCATCCAGCCCTGAAGCATGAAGCCTGCTCCTTGTTAAGAGTCTTCAAAGATATAGCATAAGAAATTTCAAAGGCACCAGAAAGAGCGTCTCGGATGCTGGAATTTAGACGAATTTTTAAGGACAGATCTGAACAATTGGGGGTAACAGGTGTGAGCGACTGGCCGAAAGGCCCGGATTGGCGCGACTTGTAGCCATCCTGAGGGGCTGTGCCCAAGCTGCGTTGCACGGTCATTTTGGTGGAAAACCGTCCCTCTTACAGCAAACATGGGGCGGAAAAGAGCACCCTCTTTGTTGCACTCTTGGGGGAAAAACCGCAATGATATTTATTCTTTATGTTTAGATCCCCGCTAGCACTATTCGGGTTAGCGAATTTTTGCGAGCCGTTCCATTCCCTTTACTGAATAAAGCCAAAATCAGCACCAATCCTTTCAGAGCAGACCATGACCGATCCTAAGCCGACACCGTCTTCCTCCCCCGCAAACACCGACTTGTTGGCTCATATTAGCCCGGAAGCCCGCAAAGCTCCGAACAGTGGCATTATCGGCATCAAGTCTTATGCAGCAGGTCGGGAGGATGTCATTCCTCTTTGGATCGGAGAGGGGGCTCTGCCGACACCGGAATTCATATGCAAGGCAGCTGAAGATGCGCTGAAGGCCGGGGAGACCTTTTACACTTATGACAATGGCATCCCCGAACTGCGCGAAGCCATCGCGCGCTATCATGAGCGCCTCTATGGGCGTCCCTTCGATTCCAACCGTTTTTCGGTTACCGGTTCGGGCATGCAGGCAATCCAGCTGGCCGTGCGTCTGGTCATGAGTGCGGGGGAGGAGATCATTGTCCCGTCTCCGGCCTGGCCGAATATCGGCTCTGCGGTGCTCGTCGCGGGTGGCAAGCCCGTTGATCTGCCGCTTCACTTTCACCCCGAAGGCTGGAAGCTGGACATTGACGAGCTGTTTGACGCCTGCACAGACAAGACTCGGGCCCTTTTTATCAACACCCCGAACAACCCGACGGGCTGGGTGGCGACGTTTGATGAGTTGAAGGCGATCCTTGATTTCGCCCGTGAACGTGACATCTGGATTATCGCTGACGAAATCTACACCCGCTTCTATTTCGGCGACGATCGCGAAACCGCGCCCTCTTTTTATGAAATAGCAGAAGAGGACGACAAGATCCTTTATGTGAACAGCATGTCGAAAAACTGGGCCATGACCGGCTGGCGCGTTGGTTGGCTGGCGGCGCCAGTTTCCCTCATTCCCACCATCGGTAACCTCACACAATGCTCCACGTCTGGCGTAGCGCCTTTCATGCAGAAGGCCGCTGCCGTTGCGCTCAATGATGGTGAATTGTTCATTGCAGAGCAAATCGAGCGTGCCCGTTCAGGCCGCGAGAAGCTGCTTGCAGCGTTTGAGGGACACAATGCCATTCGCTTCGCGCCGCCCATGGGCAGTTTTTACTTCTTTTTCGGGCTGGAAGGTGAGGCCGATGCATCCATCATCACAAAACGCCTGGTTGATGAAGCAAATGTTGGTTTGGCGCCCGGGTTTGCGTTTGGTCAAAGCGGGTCCGCATTTATGCGACTATGTTTCGCGACAAACCCGGACAAATTGGATCAGGCAATTTACAGACTGAACCAATGGCTAAGCCGGTGAAATACGCTATACTTCGGAAAAACACCTAGAATCATCGGGACTTCCTTTTCAGGTCAGACTCTCGTCAACAGAAGAAGAAAGAATGAACGGATCTGTGACCATCAATGGCCCCAAACGGATGCAAACGCGAGCCTATGACGGGCCAGAGCGTCCATTCCGACCGATCGGCGAACTTGATTCGCGCCTCACATCCTTGCTGGATGTGGCGGCTGATTCGGTGTGCCTCATTGACGAGCAGTCCCGCATTCTTCTGTTTAACAAGGCTTCCGAAGTCATGTTTGGGTATAGCGCGGATGAGGTGATTGGAAAATCCGTTGATATCCTGATGCCAGAGCAATATGCCCAGCATCATGATGGCTGGGTCGGCCGCTATTTGCGCACGGGCGAGCATTCGATCATTGGCATCGGGCGCGAAGTCGTCGGTCGTCACAAGGACGGATCAACATTTCCGTTTGATCTCTCCGTTGGTGTTGCCGAAACCGAAGATGGCAAACAATTTATCGGCGTGATGCGCGATTTGCGTGGGCGCAAGCAGGCTGAAGAGCATTTGCGCAATCTTCAGACCGAGCTCAATCAGCTTACGCGGATCAACGCGATGGACGAGATGGGTGCAACCGTAGCCCATGAGCTCAACCAGCCGCTGACCGCGATCATCCTCTATTTGCAGGCCATCGAGCGCAAGCTGCAATCCTATGATGAGCAGAAGCCTTGCAGCCGCGAAGAAATCGATAAACTCGTTGATATTTGCGGCCGGTGCGTGCGCGAAGCCCAGCGTTCATCTTCTCTGCTTCAGCGTATTCGTTCCATCATCGAAAAGAAGGAACCGGAGCGCAGCGCTTGCGATATCGTGGATATCATCCGAAAATCCCACGAACTGGCGCTGGTCGGGTTCGCAGCAACGGATGTGCAGGTGGACCTCGTCGCCCCTGATGATGTGCCGGTGGTCTGGGTCGATCCGGTTCAGATCGAGCAGATTTTCCTCAATCTTCTGCGCAATGCCTTTCAGGCGCTGCACGACATTGAGAATAAGGCGATCACGATCACCCTATCCCTTGAGAAGACCTCTGATTCCGAGGAAAAGGAACGGCTGGTCGTACGCTTCAAGGACAACGGCCCGGGTGTGCCGGAAACACACCGCAGCAATCTTTTTAAAGCCTTCGATTCGGAACGGCGCAATGGTATGGGCCTCGGCCTGGCGATTGCACGGTCCATCGCTCAGAGCCATGGCGGTAGCCTGGAGCTGGCACCCTTTGATGACAAGCAGCCGGGAGCCTGCTTTGTTTTGACCCTGCCCATCGCTTCCCGGTCTTCTGCACGAACTTCCCCGCAAGCTGGAAATGCAGAAGAACCCTCGGGCAATCACCAACAAAGTTCAGCGGCCCCTTAAGAGCCTGAATAAAGCCAAGAGGCGAAGACAACATGACAACTGACTTACATCCTTCTATCCATATTGTTGATGACGATCCCGCAGTGAGGGACGCTTTGTCGGTTCTGTTTGAACTGGAAGGGTATCACGTCGAGACATTCTCGAATGGTGAGGATTTTCTTGCGAACCTGCGCGATTCCATCCCGTCGATCATTCTGCTCGATGTCCATATGCCGGGCCGTTCCGGCATGGAAGTGCTCGAAGAGCTGGCCGCCCGTCATATCTCTGCTCCGGTCATGATCATTTCCGGTCAGGGCGACATCCAGATGGCTGTTGCAGCCATTAAGCAGGGCGCGCATGACTTTATCGAAAAGCCCTTTGATGGCACGCAGGTTGTTGACCGTATCGAGAAAATTTTGGAAACCGCGAACAAGGCGCCGGACCCGGGTCAGTCGGCGCTAACCAACTGGAGTTTCCCGCGTGCAGAAACCTTGACGCCGCGTGAACGTGATGTATTGTTACAGATAACGCAAGGGGCTTCCAACAAGGAAGCTGGCCAGCATCTCGCGATTTCGCCCCGCACAATTGAAGTGCATCGGGCGCGCATCATGGAAAAACTGAAAGCACGCAATACGGCAGACCTCGTTCGTATTGTATTGACCGGCCATTGATAGGCCAACCTGCCGCAGTCGAGCATCTATTTACAGAGAGCCGAAGAGCGGACAGGGGCCGAACAGGAGGACACTCTCTCCGGCAGGCACACAGGATGTGCAGCAGGATGAGGGGCAATGGCCAATGGGACCGGGAGTAATCCCGGTCCTTTTATTTTGTACTATGACGGCTTTTTTGCGACTGCTCCCACTTCCGCGAACTTGTTTGAAGCGCTTCTTTTCAGTCGCCTTTCCGGCTGGTTTATGACGCCTTTGGTGCTTTGTCGTATCTCTTTTCACCTGTCAATCGTCATCGTTTCACCATGTTTTGATTGCATTTATTGATACGCTAGGTGAAAATACGTGTAATAAGTATTTTCAGTTGGACAGATTGCTACGACGGTCAACATGTCGTATAGCTGCTGGCAGTCTTCTGAAAATAATTATATTGGTTCAAAGGCCGTGGCGGTCTGAATCGGGAGAAAACGAGTGATGCCGGAAGAACGAATTGTCAGAATGCCAAAAGCCGAGTTTGAAACCGGTGCGGCGCGTTGTCGATCCAACTTCCCCATCGAATCTGAATTTAAAGGCATTATGTCAAGCGATCAGAGCCGACACAAAACCTTCCCCGCACATGGTGTTGTCTTCTTTGAAGGCGACCCTGCTAACAACATCTATGAAGTCGCGGACGGCTCAGTGATGCTTTATAAGCTCCTGCCAGACGGTCGCAGACAGGTTGTTGAAATTCTCGGTCCCGGTGACCTGTTTGGTGTTCCCGCTGGTGAAGTTTATGATACTTCAGCGGAAACTCTCACAGAAACCCTCGTACACATGATCTCGCGCAAGGATGCCGAAGGATCTGATGAAATCCAGCAGCATATGAAGAAATGCCTGATTTCCCAGGTTCAGAATCTGCATGATCATGCCGTTCTGCTTGGCCGGAAATCAGCCCATGAACGCGTTGCGTCCTTCCTCATGCGTTTTGTTCCCGACCGTGGCGGCTTTGCATGCTCCGGTCCGCAGTCCGAAAGCGAAGACGAGTCTGTGGTCACCTTATATATGACCCGCCAGGAAATCGCCGACTATCTGGGTTTGACCATTGAGACCGTAAGCCGCGTTCTTTCAGACATGAAGAGACGTAAGGTCATCACGATGGAAAAACAGGATCGCATTCGCGTGATGAATGTGTGTGGCCTATGCCATCTGACTGGCAAATTCTAGTTAGGTGAAACTAACTAGTTTCTGAGAGATATCCACAAAACAAGCGCAAGACTGTGCGTGTTAAAACCTATCCAAATGGGTAGGTTTTTGCCTTGGAATTGATATTCGGACGATTCTCCAACCATTGTCGTATGCGTTTTCGCGTGCGTGTTTCGCGGTATGGTAGAGGGCTGAAAAACCTCCCTCTTTTGATTGTTTTTTAAAGAAAAATGCCCCCAATCCGATAGGCGAATAGGGGGCAGGATTGGCTTGCTTACACAGCGACAGAATGTCTTGCCTTGCCGGTCTGCAAATAGGCATCGAAGACAGCTGCCACCAACCGCACAAGCGGGCGGCCCGTTTGGGTTACGCGCACAATGTCACCTTTGCGCTCGGCAATGCCATCTGCTTCCAACTCTTCCAGATGCAGATAACAGGCGCGCAAAGGCTCTAGATCGACATCAAACGCTTCGGCCACGGCAGCCACATCGACCTCATAGGCGGTCATCAGACTCATGATGATCGCGGCGCGTGCCCGGTCATCCTGATCCAGTTCAATGCCGCGTGCGATGGGCAGGGTGCCTGAATCAACAGCCCGCTCCCAGCCGCCGAAGTCCGGGCTGTTCTGGATATAGCCTTGCGGCATCTTGCCGATGGAAGAAGCGCCAATGCCGATCAGGATTTCGGCTTCATCGGTGGTATAGCCTTGAAAATTCCGGCGCATGGTGCCTGCCCGGGCCGCCACGGCCAACGGGTCATCAGCCTTGGCGAAATGATCCAGTCCGATCTTTTCATAGCCATTTTGCTCCAGCGCATGGGTTGCCGCGTCAAACAGCGCAATGCGTTCTTCTGCATTGGGCAGCTTGTCTTCCGGAATGAGGCGCTGATGCTTTTTCATCCATGGCACATGGGCATAGCCAAATAGTGCCAGACGGGAGGGATCAAGGCTCACAGTCAACGCGACCGCCTCGCGGACGGTCTCCAGCGTCTGGAAGGGCAGTCCATACATCAGATCAAGGTTGATCTTCTCGATACCGACAGCTCGCAAAGCCTCCACCGATGCCTTGACCTGCTCATAGGGCTGCACGCGTCCGACCGTTTCTTGCACCTTGAGATCAAAATCCTGCACACCGAGGCTGGCGCGCGTAATGCCCGCCTGTCGCAAGGTTTCTGCCAGCTCTGGCGTTACCGTGCGTGGGTCTAGCTCAATGGCATGCTCCATATCGTCGATGAAGCTGAAATGTGATCGGACCGCATTCACGACCTTGAGAAAACAATCGTGCGGCAAGATGGATGGTGTGCCGCCACCCCAGTGAATATGGCTGACGGGCTGGTTGGCTGGCAGCTTGCTGGCCACAAGCGCCACCTCCTTCACCAGATGGTCTGTATAGTCCCGAAGCGGCTTTTCCTGCTTGGTCACCTTGGTGTAGCAGCCACAATAGTGGCACATGGAATCGCAGAAAGGCACATGCAGATAGAGCGAGATTGGCGTTTGCGGATCAACCGCCTTCAGCCATTGCTCGTAGGCCCCGACTCCCACGGCATTGGAAAAATGCGGTGCGGTGGGGTAGGAGGTATAACGCGGCACAGAGCGCGTTGCATATTTCAAGGTCACATTGGTCATTATGGCATTTAGATCTTTGGTCAGGGAAACTACTTTGAGCCTTGTCAATTCTTACCAAATTGTCATCACAGGCTTTCGTATAGAGGCGGACTGCCCCGGCGGTCAGCTCCATTGGGCCGGTGACGTTATTGGTTCAAGATGGCGCTTGTGGTTTTAACCACAAGGGTCAATGGCAAGGTGGCTGTATCGACGACGACATCGGAGAAGGTCTGGGTTTGCCCCGGCGCGTTGAGGAACACCTGCTGGTTGCTTGCCGTCATACCCTTGAGCAGTGCGACAAGGCTGGGCGAGGTGACCGCCGTCATATGGTTCATTCCGTCTCCACCGGTAAATTCGGACACATCGATCACTGCGATGCCTTCCCGGCGGATCTTGGTTTCATCGATGTTGTTGCCCACCCGATTCCGGTCGCCAGCGAGGAAACTGGAGAGTTGCAGGGCTTTGTCTTTCTGCGAGGCAAAAATGGCAAATTCTCTCGGCAGCACCTTGATGGCGCTTAACTGCGCATTGAACACATCGATATCCAGATCCGGCGAGATCAGAATGATGGAATGGATCTTGGAGGGCAGGGCGCCATGATTGGCCAGGGCAATCTGCCGCAGGGTCTCCATCAGCAATTCCGAGCCGAGAGAATGGGCAATTAAGACGATGTCATCAAGCTGCGAGGAAGCCATTAATTTGATCACTGAGGCCAGTTGATCGCGTGAGGTTTTCACGCTGTCTCGATCATAAATATAAAGGCCCGCTTCGCCAGCCGAAGGCCAGCTAAACAGCGTCAGCGGCATGGCCAGATCGAAATCATGGCGCAATTGCGCGGCGCGATAGAGGCTTTCGGAGAAATCGGTATTGTAGCCATGCACGAACAGGGCTGCCGAACGCGGTCCATTTCCGTGTTTGGCGCTGGCCTCAGCAGCCATTTTCCCAAGTCGGGCCTGATAGGCTTTTGGAGTATCAAAAGTATCGACTGAAGCGACAGCAAAATGGCGCTTGGGATCTGGCTTGTTGCGTGGCCATTCTATCTGTCCCACCTTGTGGGTCTTGGGAATGGATACCTGATAGGAAGCCAGATGTAGCTTGCTATCTCGATCGCCACTATAGTCCGCATCCTGCGTGGGAGAACGGCTGGTTGCAACCAGAACCGGTTCGATGCTCTGGACATCCGTAGGCGATGGCGTGAATTTGACGCCCGTGGGCGTGGAACAGGCCGCAAGAAGCAGTGTAGCGAAAACAATGGCCACATAGCGCGGCATGCTGATAGCGCACAGCGTCCGGGGCTCATGGTTGATGCTCAGAGATTTCAGAGGTCTCACAGGTCTCTCGGGTCTCATGGGTGTGGCTCTTGCTCATGGTCTGTCAAAACACCCCTATCGGTGGTGTAGGCCCGATACTTAGCAGTTTTGGCAAGAATAGCAAAGCAGATGAATGATGCTGGCTTGCGCGATGGATATAGCATCGGGTCTATGGCGCTTTTGTGTCGGCACGAGACGTGAGCCCGCCTTGGCAAAGCCCGCCCTTCCAAACCGATTGCAGGGACTGACAGCTTGCCAAGATAATATATGAATGCTACCTGATAATGCCTTGCCTGCCTTGGTATTTAAAGGGTGGCAACATGCATTAAAGTCCAATATCTGCTTCTTTATTGCGCGCTTCAAAGCCAGACTGGCCTTCTCTGGAAAACATGTTGATCCGGTCATTCTGCTTTCCTTTATACCCTGTTTGTGGTGATTGCCAATGCCTTCGGAAAAAGATGTCAAAGCCTCAAGCAAGGGGCGCGTCCTTGGAGTTGGCAAAGATTTTGGCAAACGGGCGATTCATGTCATCGGACTCTATCTGATTGCAATGGCAGGGGGCGCGCTGGCTCATTGGGTGCAGTTTCCTGCGGCCTGGCTGACCGGTTCGTTGTTGGCTGTGGCCATCACGTCGCTGGCCGGGCTGCATTTGAAGTTGCCCACCCTGTTACGGGATCTGGGCTTTGCCCAAGTTGGCCTCATTCTCGGTTCTGGCTTTTCTCCCGAAATGTTGCATGCCCTTGCCGCCTGGCCCCTCAGCATTCTCATGCTGGCCGTGACTGTGGTGGTCATCGCAACCTCGGCCTATTGGGTCTTGCGCAAGGTGGGCGGATGGGACCATGCCACGGCCCTCTTTTC from uncultured Cohaesibacter sp. carries:
- a CDS encoding alpha/beta hydrolase; this translates as MRPLKSLSINHEPRTLCAISMPRYVAIVFATLLLAACSTPTGVKFTPSPTDVQSIEPVLVATSRSPTQDADYSGDRDSKLHLASYQVSIPKTHKVGQIEWPRNKPDPKRHFAVASVDTFDTPKAYQARLGKMAAEASAKHGNGPRSAALFVHGYNTDFSESLYRAAQLRHDFDLAMPLTLFSWPSAGEAGLYIYDRDSVKTSRDQLASVIKLMASSQLDDIVLIAHSLGSELLMETLRQIALANHGALPSKIHSIILISPDLDIDVFNAQLSAIKVLPREFAIFASQKDKALQLSSFLAGDRNRVGNNIDETKIRREGIAVIDVSEFTGGDGMNHMTAVTSPSLVALLKGMTASNQQVFLNAPGQTQTFSDVVVDTATLPLTLVVKTTSAILNQ
- a CDS encoding helix-turn-helix domain-containing protein; translated protein: MPEERIVRMPKAEFETGAARCRSNFPIESEFKGIMSSDQSRHKTFPAHGVVFFEGDPANNIYEVADGSVMLYKLLPDGRRQVVEILGPGDLFGVPAGEVYDTSAETLTETLVHMISRKDAEGSDEIQQHMKKCLISQVQNLHDHAVLLGRKSAHERVASFLMRFVPDRGGFACSGPQSESEDESVVTLYMTRQEIADYLGLTIETVSRVLSDMKRRKVITMEKQDRIRVMNVCGLCHLTGKF
- a CDS encoding response regulator; translated protein: MTTDLHPSIHIVDDDPAVRDALSVLFELEGYHVETFSNGEDFLANLRDSIPSIILLDVHMPGRSGMEVLEELAARHISAPVMIISGQGDIQMAVAAIKQGAHDFIEKPFDGTQVVDRIEKILETANKAPDPGQSALTNWSFPRAETLTPRERDVLLQITQGASNKEAGQHLAISPRTIEVHRARIMEKLKARNTADLVRIVLTGH
- the hemN gene encoding oxygen-independent coproporphyrinogen III oxidase; this translates as MTNVTLKYATRSVPRYTSYPTAPHFSNAVGVGAYEQWLKAVDPQTPISLYLHVPFCDSMCHYCGCYTKVTKQEKPLRDYTDHLVKEVALVASKLPANQPVSHIHWGGGTPSILPHDCFLKVVNAVRSHFSFIDDMEHAIELDPRTVTPELAETLRQAGITRASLGVQDFDLKVQETVGRVQPYEQVKASVEALRAVGIEKINLDLMYGLPFQTLETVREAVALTVSLDPSRLALFGYAHVPWMKKHQRLIPEDKLPNAEERIALFDAATHALEQNGYEKIGLDHFAKADDPLAVAARAGTMRRNFQGYTTDEAEILIGIGASSIGKMPQGYIQNSPDFGGWERAVDSGTLPIARGIELDQDDRARAAIIMSLMTAYEVDVAAVAEAFDVDLEPLRACYLHLEELEADGIAERKGDIVRVTQTGRPLVRLVAAVFDAYLQTGKARHSVAV